A stretch of Miscanthus floridulus cultivar M001 chromosome 13, ASM1932011v1, whole genome shotgun sequence DNA encodes these proteins:
- the LOC136499855 gene encoding uncharacterized protein, producing the protein MVGHRGALGGRAWGSGVHGVAGRAAVGARRWARGSGRAAAVVEARGDWGARVAVGRAGLPGSGRPGAQRRARGGGASDGSGGGMGRPGCAREGGARGAAELEAAGARSSGCVAAGLVAALVEARGGRGARVKVGRTAAGCAEAVVDARGPATSGRVGREMVERDFFSQDSDQEFGLRPDLGD; encoded by the exons ATGGTGGGGCACCGGGGCGCGCTAGGCGGCCGAGCGTGGGGCAGTGGGGTGCACGGGGTGGCTGGGCGCGCGGCGGTGGGCGCGCGGCGGTGGGCGCGCGGcagcgggcgcgcggcggcggtggtggaggcgcggggcgACTGGGGTGCACGCGTGGCGGTGGGGCGCGCGGGGCTGCCGGGCTCGGGGCGGCCGGGCGCGCAGcggcgggcgcgcggcggcggggctAGCGACGGCAGTGGTGGAGGCATGGGGCGGCCGGGGTGCGCACGCGAAGGTGGGGCGCGTGGGGCGGCTGAGCTCGAGGCTGCCGGCGCGCGCAGCAGCGGGTGCGTGGCGGCGGGGCTAGTGGCGGCGCTGGTGGAGGCGCGGGGCGGTCGGGGTGCGCGCGTGAAGGTGGGGCGCACGGCGGCGGGGTGCGCGGAGGCGGTGGTGGACGCGCGGGGGCCGGCCACGAGCGGGCGCGTGGGGAGGGAGATGGTCGAGCGGGATTTTTTTTCACAAGATTCCGATCAGGAATTTGGGCTGCGGCCCGATTTAG gtgattga